In Acaryochloris sp. CCMEE 5410, the following proteins share a genomic window:
- a CDS encoding DUF305 domain-containing protein has protein sequence MQGNYIKFFAMIGTSIVTMFFLMYLHSYQILDHARFSETRVFMTLIMGAAMMVIMLAFMLNMYKNKNRNIAIFSIAILLFGAALWLVRSQVTVGDVDYMEGMIPHHSIAILTSERAQIKDARVRELADEIIKAQRREIKEMDWLIADIRDNGVVDTPATRPLPDFSSSLK, from the coding sequence ATGCAGGGGAACTACATCAAGTTCTTCGCCATGATTGGCACCTCAATTGTGACGATGTTCTTCTTGATGTACCTGCACTCCTACCAAATTCTCGATCATGCTCGGTTCAGCGAAACGCGGGTCTTTATGACCCTGATTATGGGTGCCGCCATGATGGTGATTATGTTGGCCTTCATGCTGAACATGTACAAAAACAAAAACAGGAACATCGCCATCTTTTCAATCGCGATTCTGCTGTTCGGAGCCGCACTGTGGCTGGTGCGTAGCCAGGTTACGGTGGGTGATGTGGACTATATGGAAGGCATGATTCCTCACCACTCGATTGCCATCCTGACGAGTGAACGTGCTCAGATTAAGGATGCGCGGGTTCGTGAATTGGCAGATGAAATTATCAAAGCGCAGCGCAGGGAAATTAAAGAGATGGATTGGTTGATTGCCGATATTCGAGATAATGGTGTGGTAGATACGCCTGCAACAAGGCCACTACCAGACTTTTCTTCAAGCCTTAAATAG
- a CDS encoding four-helix bundle copper-binding protein yields the protein MLLNHTEYHSSFDEAIKCMVECEHCAEACVGKAEMAKCARICLDCAEICRTAATFMVRGSYFVAHLARACAEICEACAQECEQHEMEHCQKCAQACRSAVDAYRQIASVAK from the coding sequence ATACTACTCAATCATACAGAGTATCACTCTAGCTTTGATGAAGCCATAAAGTGCATGGTGGAGTGCGAACACTGTGCCGAAGCCTGCGTCGGTAAAGCAGAGATGGCGAAGTGCGCCCGCATCTGTTTGGACTGCGCTGAGATCTGCCGCACAGCGGCAACATTCATGGTTCGCGGTTCCTACTTTGTTGCCCACCTCGCTAGAGCCTGCGCCGAAATTTGTGAAGCCTGCGCTCAAGAGTGTGAACAACACGAAATGGAACACTGCCAAAAGTGCGCTCAAGCTTGCCGCAGCGCCGTTGACGCTTACCGTCAAATTGCCAGTGTCGCTAAGTAA